Proteins encoded in a region of the Delphinus delphis chromosome 13, mDelDel1.2, whole genome shotgun sequence genome:
- the TRPV4 gene encoding transient receptor potential cation channel subfamily V member 4 isoform X2 → MADPSEGPRAGPGEVAEPPGDESGIPGDGRPNLRMKFQGAFRKGVPNPIDLLESTLYESSVVPGPKKAPMDSLFDYGTYRQHPSDKRWRRKVIEKQPQSSKAPTPQPPPILKVFNRPILFDIVSRGSTADLDGLLPFLLTHKKRLTDEEFREPSTGKTCLPKALLNLSNGRNDTIPVLLDIAERTGNMREFINSPFRDIYYRGQTALHIAIERRCKHYVELLVAQGADVHAQARGRFFQPKDEGGYFYFGELPLSLAACTNQPHIVNYLTENPHKKADMRRQDSRGNTVLHALVAIADNTRENTKFVTKMYDLLLLKCARLFPDSNLEAVLNNDGLSPLMMAAKTGKIGIFQHIIRREVTDEDTRHLSRKFKDWAYGPVYSSLYDLSSLDTCGEEASVLEILVYNSKIENRHEMLAVEPINELLRDKWRKFGAVSFYINVASYLCAMVIFTLTAYYQPLEGTPPYPYLTTVDYLRLAGEIITLFTGVLFFFTNIKDLFMKKCPGVNSLFIDGSFQLLYFIYSVLVIVSAALYLAGIEAYLAVMVFALVLGWMNALYFTRGLKLTGTYSIMIQKILFKDLFRFLLVYLLFMIGYASALVSLLNPCANVKMCSEDHTNCTVPTYPSCRDSETFSTFLLDLFKLTIGMGDLEMLSSTKYPAVFITLLVTYIILTFVLLLNMLIALMGETVGQVSKESKHIWKLQWATTILDIERSFPVFLRKAFRSGEMVTVGKSSDGTPDRRWCFRVDEVNWSHWNQNLGIINEDPGKNENYQYYGFSHTVGRLRRDRWSSVVPRVVELNKNSNPDEVVVPLDNVGNPSCDGHQQSYPPRWRTDDAPL, encoded by the exons ATGGCGGATCCCAGCGAAGGCCCCCGCGCGGGGCCTGGGGAGGTAGCCGAGCCCCCTGGGGATGAGAGTGGCATCCCCG GCGATGGGCGACCCAACCTGCGCATGAAGTTCCAGGGCGCCTTCCGCAAGGGGGTGCCCAACCCCATCGACCTGCTGGAGTCCACCTTGTATGAGTCCTCAGTGGTGCCTGGGCCCAAGAAGGCGCCCATGGACTCACTCTTTGACTATGGCACCTATCGCCAGCACCCCAGTGACAAGCGGTGGAGGAGGAAGGTCATAGA gaagcagccacagagctcCAAAGCTCCCACGCCCCAGCCGCCTCCCATACTCAAAGTCTTCAACCGGCCTATCCTCTTTGACATCGTGTCTCGGGGCTCCACCGCTGACCTGGACGGGTTGCTCCCCTTCTTGCTGACCCACAAGAAGCGGCTGACTGACGAGGAGTTCCGGG AGCCATCCACGGGGAAGACCTGCCTGCCCAAAGCCCTGCTGAATCTGAGCAACGGCCGCAACGACACAATCCCTGTGCTTCTGGACATCGCTGAGCGCACGGGCAACATGCGCGAATTCATCAACTCGCCCTTCCGGGACATCTACTACCGAG gccAGACCGCCCTGCACATCGCCATCGAGCGCCGCTGCAAACACTACGTGGAGCTTCTGGTGGCCCAAGGTGCCGATGTTCACGCCCAGGCCCGGGGACGCTTCTTCCAGCCCAAGGATGAGGGAGGCTACTTCTACTTCG GTGAGCTGCCCCTGTCGCTGGCAGCCTGCACCAACCAGCCCCACATCGTCAACTACCTGACAGAGAATCCGCACAAGAAGGCGGACATGCGGCGCCAGGACTCCCGTGGCAACACAGTGCTGCACGCACTGGTGGCCATCGCTGACAACACTCGCGAGAACACCAAGTTCGTCACCAAGATGTACGACCTGCTGCTGCTCAAGTGTGCCCGCCTCTTCCCCGACAGCAACCTGGAGGCCGTGCTCAACAACGATGGCCTCTCGCCCCTCATGATGGCCGCCAAGACGGGCAAGATTGGG ATCTTTCAGCACATCATCCGTCGGGAGGTGACAGACGAGGACACCAGGCATCTGTCCCGCAAGTTCAAGGACTGGGCCTATGGGCCAGTGTATTCCTCACTCTATGACCTCTCCTCCCTGGACACGTGTGGGGAAGAGGCCTCTGTGCTGGAGATCCTGGTGTACAACAGCAAGATCGAG AATCGCCACGAGATGCTGGCCGTGGAACCCATCAATGAACTACTTCGGGACAAGTGGCGAAAGTTTGGGGCCGTTTCCTTCTACATCAACGTGGCCTCCTATCTGTGCGCCATGGTCATCTTTACCCTCACCGCCTACTACCAGCCGCTGGAGGGCACT CCGCCATACCCTTACCTCACCACGGTGGACTACCTGAGGCTGGCCGGCGAGATCATCACGCTCTTCACCGGGGTCCTGTTCTTTTTCACCAAC ATCAAAGACTTGTTCATGAAGAAATGCCCTGGAGTGAATTCTCTCTTCATCGATGGCTCCTTCCAACTACTCTA CTTCATCTACTCTGTGCTGGTGATTGTCTCGGCGGCCCTCTACCTGGCGGGGATTGAGGCCTACCTGGCCGTCATGGTCTTTGCCTTGGTCCTGGGCTGGATGAACGCCCTTTACTTCACCCGTGGGCTGAAGCTGACGGGGACCTATAGCATCATGATCCAGAAG ATCCTCTTCAAAGATCTTTTCCGCTTCCTGCTGGTCTACTTGCTCTTCATGATTGGCTACGCTTCAG CCCTGGTCTCCCTCCTGAACCCGTGTGCCAATGTGAAGATGTGCAGCGAGGACCACACCAACTGCACGGTGCCCACGTACCCCTCGTGCCGTGACAGCGAGACCTTCAGCACCTTCCTCCTGGACCTCTTCAAGCTGACCATCGGCATGGGTGACCTGGAGATGCTGAGCAGCACCAAGTACCCCGCGGTCTTCATCACCCTGCTCGTCACCTACATCATCCTCACGTTCGTGCTGCTCCTCAACATGCTCATTGCCCTCATGGGGGAGACGGTGGGCCAGGTGTCCAAGGAGAGCAAGCACATCTGGAAGCTGCAG tGGGCCACCACCATTCTGGACATCGAGCGCTCCTTCCCTGTGTTCCTGAGGAAGGCCTTCCGCTCCGGCGAGATGGTGACCGTGGGCAAGAGCTCAGACGGCACTCCAGACCGCAGGTGGTGCTTCAG GGTGGATGAGGTAAACTGGTCTCACTGGAACCAGAACTTGGGTATCATTAACGAGGACCCCGGCAAGAACGAGAACTACCAGTATTACGGCTTCTCGCACACCGTGGGCCGCCTCCGGAGGG ATCGCTGGTCCTCGGTGGTGCCCCGCGTGGTGGAGCTGAACAAGAACTCGAACCCGGACGAGGTGGTGGTGCCTCTGGACAACGTGGGGAACCCCAGCTGTGACGGCCACCAGCAGAGTTATCCCCCCAGGTGGAGGACTGACGACGCCCCCCTCTAG